The Ranitomeya imitator isolate aRanImi1 chromosome 6, aRanImi1.pri, whole genome shotgun sequence genome window below encodes:
- the LOC138641593 gene encoding 5-beta-cholestane-3-alpha,7-alpha-diol 12-alpha-hydroxylase-like — protein sequence MVLLLPILLALLASVLGGLYMLGMFRKRRPNEPPLDKGTIPWLGYALDFRKNTAGFLRKMQKKHGDIFTIQIGGYYYTFVTDPLSFGPIVREARARLDFEKFAMELVARVFGYHSGTNDHKLLEKASTKHLMGDGLVLMTQAMMDNLQNLMLHGVGSVDREKKWQQDGLFNYSYNIVFRAGYLALFGNEPIKSHGNSEKAKKHDRDHSEELFGEFRKYDKLFPRLAYAVLPPKDKLEAERLKRLFWNMLSIKKTLQKENISGWITDQFQDRADNGMPEYMQDRFMLLLLWASQGNTGPASFWLLLYLMKHPEAMKAVSEEVDRVLKENGQEVKPGGAQINLTRDMLLKTPVLDSVVEETLRLTAAPVLIRAVKENLNLKISSGKEYAIRKGDRVAIFPYTAVQMDPEVHPEPEKFKYNRFLNEDGTKKSEFFKNGKRLKYFTMPWGAGTTICPGRFFAVNELKQFVFLMLSYFEFELVNPKEEIPDIDPNRWGFGTMQPTHDVQFKYRLRY from the coding sequence ATGGTCCTGTTGCTCCCGATACTCCTGGCCCTGTTGGCTTCGGTTCTTGGAGGTCTCTACATGTTGGGGATGTTCCGGAAGAGAAGACCCAATGAGCCCCCTCTAGATAAAGGCACCATACCATGGCTGGGATACGCTCTCGACTTCCGAAAAAACACTGCAGGGTTTTTAAGAAAGATGCAGAAAAAGCATGGCGACATCTTTACCATCCAGATCGGAGGCTATTACTACACCTTCGTCACAGACCCATTATCGTTTGGTCCCATCGTGAGAGAGGCCAGGGCCAGGCTTGACTTCGAGAAGTTTGCTATGGAGTTGGTGGCCAGAGTGTTTGGCTACCATTCTGGAACCAATGATCACAAGTTACTGGAGAAGGCAAGTACAAAGCACCTTATGGGAGATGGTCTAGTGCTCATGACCCAGGCCATGATGGACAACCTTCAGAACTTGATGCTCCATGGTGTTGGCTCCGTGGACCGCGAGAAAAAGTGGCAGCAAGATGGACTATTCAACTACAGCTACAACATAGTCTTCCGGGCGGGGTATCTTGCCTTATTTGGGAACGAGCCCATAAAAAGTCACGGAAACTCAGAGAAAGCCAAGAAACATGACAGAGACCACTCAGAAGAGTTGTTTGGTGAGTTTAGAAAGTATGATAAACTGTTCCCACGCCTGGCCTATGCCGTACTCccaccaaaagacaagctggaggcCGAGAGACTGAAGAGGCTCTTCTGGAACATGCTGTCTATAAAGAAAACCCTACAGAAAGAAAACATTAgtggctggattactgaccagttcCAGGACCGAGCAGACAATGGGATGCCAGAATACATGCAGGACAGGTTTATGCTCCTGCTTCTGTGGGCATCTCAAGGTAACACTGGACCTGCCAGCTTCTGGCTCCTGCTCTACTTAATGAAGCATCCAGAGGCCATGAAGGCCGTCAGTGAAGAGGTTGATAGAGTTCTGAAGGAAAATGGACAAGAGGTAAAACCTGGAGGTGCCCAGATCAACCTAACCAGGGATATGCTACTGAAGACACCTGTCCTGGATAGTGTAGTAGAAGAGACCTTGAGGTTGACTGCTGCCCCAGTGCTGATCAGAGCCGTCAAGGAAAACTTGAACCTCAAAATTTCATCTGGAAAGGAATATGCCATACGTAAAGGAGACCGCGTTGCCATTTTCCCATACACTGCTGTTCAGATGGATCCAGAAGTTCATCCAGAACCCGAGAAGTTCAAATACAACAGATTCCTGAATGAAGACGGCACCAAAAAGTCTGAGTTCTTCAAGAATGGGAAGCGGCTGAAGTATTTCACCATGCCTTGGGGAGCCGGCACCACCATATGCCCTGGTCGCTTTTTTGCTGTCAATGAACTGAAGCAGTTTGTCTTTCTGATGCTGAGCTACTTCGAATTTGAGTTGGTCAATCCAAAAGAGGAGATTCCAGACATCGATCCGAACCGATGGGGATTTGGCACCATGCAGCCCACCCATGACGTCCAGTTCAAATACCGGTTACGTTACTAG